One window from the genome of Pantoea cypripedii encodes:
- a CDS encoding NADPH-dependent 2,4-dienoyl-CoA reductase yields MTEYPALFTPLDLGFTQLKNRFLMGSMHTGLEEHTDGAERLAAFYAERAREGVALIVTGGIAPNPQGVVAQGGAILHQESQCGWHRTLTDAVHAAGGKIALQILHAGRYSYQRNLVAPSPLQAPINPFMPQALSEADILQTIADFAHCARLAQQAGYDGVEIMGSEGYLINQFLVAHTNQREDDWGGDIARRQRFALAVTRAVRAAVGNDFIIIFRISMLDLVHNGSTLAETLQLASGLEQCGVTLFNSGIGWHEARIPTIATCVPRAGFAWVTKHLRDHVSVPVIATNRINHPAVADEIVRDGIADMVSMARPFLADAAFVSKAQAGNAEAINTCIACNQACLDQIFVGKVTSCLVNPRACHETLMPVTAAASPKRLAVVGAGPAGMAFALQAAQRGHQVTLYEAGEQIGGQFNIARQIPGKEEFGETLRYFRHQLQAAGVTIHTHCRVTAEQLDDADEVIVATGIAPRQLTLPGIDHPSVLSYLDVLRDKQPVGQRVAIIGAGGIGFDTAEFLLHQATHQEDFYQSWGIDPSLQARGGLLPPAPLPADRQIWLLQRKSGKPGAGLAKTTGWIHRASLQAHGVKMWGDVEYLKIDDEGLHLRHLGEDITLAVDNVVICAGQEPLRELADQLRARGKPVRLIGGADVAQELDARRAIAQATELALSL; encoded by the coding sequence TTGTCACCGGCGGGATAGCCCCCAATCCACAAGGTGTGGTGGCACAGGGCGGCGCGATTCTTCATCAGGAGAGCCAGTGCGGCTGGCATCGTACCCTTACCGATGCGGTGCATGCTGCGGGGGGCAAAATTGCCCTGCAAATTCTGCACGCGGGACGCTACAGCTATCAACGCAATCTGGTGGCCCCTTCGCCGTTACAGGCACCGATCAATCCCTTTATGCCGCAAGCGCTGAGCGAAGCCGACATTCTACAAACCATCGCCGATTTCGCCCATTGCGCCCGGCTGGCGCAGCAGGCGGGTTATGATGGCGTGGAGATCATGGGGTCGGAAGGCTATCTGATTAACCAGTTTCTGGTGGCGCACACTAACCAGCGCGAGGATGACTGGGGCGGCGATATCGCGCGACGTCAGCGTTTTGCGCTGGCGGTCACCCGTGCGGTGCGCGCTGCGGTGGGCAACGACTTCATTATTATCTTTCGTATTTCCATGCTTGATTTGGTGCACAACGGCAGCACGCTGGCCGAAACGCTACAGCTGGCGTCAGGGCTGGAGCAGTGCGGCGTCACGTTGTTTAACAGCGGTATCGGCTGGCATGAAGCGCGGATTCCCACCATCGCCACCTGCGTACCACGCGCCGGATTTGCCTGGGTCACGAAGCACCTGCGTGACCATGTTTCCGTACCGGTGATTGCCACCAACCGCATCAACCACCCGGCGGTGGCCGACGAGATCGTGCGTGACGGCATCGCCGACATGGTGTCGATGGCGCGCCCTTTCCTTGCCGATGCGGCATTTGTCAGTAAAGCTCAGGCCGGCAATGCCGAGGCCATTAACACCTGCATCGCCTGTAATCAGGCCTGTCTCGATCAGATTTTTGTCGGCAAGGTGACGTCCTGCCTGGTGAATCCACGCGCCTGCCATGAAACGCTGATGCCGGTGACTGCCGCTGCATCGCCAAAACGGCTGGCCGTGGTCGGCGCGGGTCCGGCGGGGATGGCATTTGCGTTGCAGGCAGCGCAGCGCGGTCACCAGGTCACGCTGTATGAAGCCGGGGAGCAGATCGGCGGGCAATTTAATATTGCCCGGCAAATCCCCGGCAAAGAGGAATTCGGCGAAACGCTGCGTTACTTCCGCCATCAGCTACAGGCCGCTGGCGTGACCATCCATACCCACTGCCGCGTCACGGCTGAGCAACTGGATGACGCCGATGAAGTGATCGTTGCCACCGGCATTGCCCCACGCCAGCTGACGTTACCCGGCATCGATCACCCCAGCGTTTTAAGCTATCTCGACGTGCTGCGCGATAAACAGCCGGTGGGTCAACGTGTGGCGATTATTGGCGCGGGCGGCATTGGTTTCGATACCGCAGAATTTCTGTTGCATCAGGCCACCCATCAGGAAGATTTCTATCAAAGCTGGGGCATTGATCCTTCGTTGCAGGCGCGGGGAGGATTACTGCCGCCTGCGCCACTGCCTGCCGATCGTCAGATCTGGCTGCTGCAACGTAAATCCGGCAAACCCGGTGCCGGGTTGGCTAAAACCACTGGCTGGATCCACCGCGCCAGCTTGCAGGCACACGGCGTGAAAATGTGGGGCGATGTGGAGTATCTGAAGATTGATGATGAGGGGCTGCACCTGCGCCATCTGGGTGAGGACATCACCCTGGCGGTGGATAATGTGGTGATTTGTGCCGGTCAGGAACCCCTGCGCGAGCTGGCCGATCAGCTCAGGGCGCGCGGTAAACCGGTCCGGCTGATTGGCGGTGCGGACGTGGCGCAGGAGCTGGATGCCCGCCGCGCCATTGCACAAGCGACTGAACTGGCGCTCAGCCTGTAA
- the rlmG gene encoding 23S rRNA (guanine(1835)-N(2))-methyltransferase RlmG has product MSQLELTDRTLTLHRFPPMREESPLQAWDAADEYLLQQTLPDGPVLLFNDSFGALTCGLSHRQVWHVSDSWLSQQAARQNLHLNELDEDQVQFLDSLEALPAAPAVVMIKIPKTLALLEHQLRALRDVVTPETLILAGAKAKDIHSSTLQLFERILGESKTSLAWKKARLVYSRYTAPKLAAQAPTTVWPLDDTNYQIHNHANVFSRSSLDIGARFFMQHLPHDVEGEILDLGCGNGVIGLMALEQNPQAEVLFFDESYMAVASSRLNVEVNRPQDLARCQFRVNNSLNGFPSDRLHAVLCNPPFHQQHAVTDHLAWQMLRDAKRCLQYGGELRIVGNRHLDYHHKMKKLFGNCTLVASTAKFVVLRSVKLR; this is encoded by the coding sequence ATGAGCCAACTTGAACTGACCGATCGCACCCTGACGCTGCACCGCTTTCCACCGATGCGTGAAGAAAGCCCTTTGCAGGCGTGGGATGCGGCAGATGAATATCTGTTGCAGCAGACGCTGCCGGACGGTCCGGTGCTGTTATTTAATGACAGCTTTGGTGCGCTGACCTGCGGGTTGAGTCATCGCCAGGTCTGGCATGTCAGCGATTCATGGCTCAGCCAGCAGGCGGCACGGCAAAACCTGCACCTCAATGAGCTGGACGAAGATCAGGTGCAGTTTCTCGATAGCTTGGAGGCGCTGCCCGCGGCTCCGGCGGTGGTGATGATCAAAATCCCCAAAACCCTGGCACTGCTGGAGCATCAGCTGCGCGCCCTGCGTGACGTAGTGACGCCTGAGACGCTGATTCTGGCCGGGGCGAAAGCCAAAGACATCCATAGTTCCACCCTGCAACTGTTTGAACGCATCCTTGGCGAAAGCAAAACATCGCTGGCATGGAAAAAGGCGCGCCTGGTCTATAGCCGTTACACGGCACCAAAGCTGGCTGCGCAGGCACCGACCACCGTCTGGCCACTGGATGACACCAACTATCAGATCCACAACCACGCTAACGTGTTTTCCCGTAGCTCGCTGGATATTGGTGCACGCTTTTTTATGCAGCATCTGCCACATGATGTGGAGGGGGAGATTCTCGACCTCGGCTGTGGCAATGGGGTGATTGGCCTGATGGCGCTGGAGCAAAACCCACAGGCGGAGGTGCTGTTCTTTGATGAATCCTATATGGCGGTGGCGTCGAGCCGTCTTAACGTCGAAGTGAACCGCCCGCAGGATTTAGCGCGCTGCCAGTTCCGCGTGAACAACTCGCTGAACGGATTTCCCTCCGATCGTCTGCACGCGGTGCTGTGTAATCCACCGTTCCATCAGCAGCATGCCGTTACCGATCATCTGGCCTGGCAAATGCTGCGTGATGCCAAACGTTGTCTGCAATATGGCGGCGAGTTGCGCATCGTTGGCAACCGTCACCTCGATTATCACCACAAGATGAAAAAGCTGTTCGGCAACTGCACGCTGGTGGCGTCAACGGCCAAGTTTGTGGTGCTGCGTTCCGTTAAACTGCGTTGA
- a CDS encoding M48 family metallopeptidase: protein MSLIYLQGYPEHILSQVQKLIEQQRLGAFLQQRYPDMHDLVSDKALYDYTQGLKNRYMRSAPPVSKVIWDNKIKVMKHALGLHTAISRVQGGNLKSKAEIRISTFFRLAPEAFLRMIVVHELAHLKEKDHSKAFYQLCCHMEPDYHQLEFDARLWMTEQALRGNAA, encoded by the coding sequence ATGTCATTAATCTATCTGCAGGGTTACCCTGAACATATCCTCAGCCAGGTACAGAAACTGATTGAGCAGCAACGTCTGGGCGCTTTTTTACAGCAGCGCTATCCGGACATGCATGATCTGGTGAGCGACAAAGCGCTGTACGATTACACCCAGGGCCTGAAAAACCGCTACATGCGCAGCGCGCCGCCTGTGAGCAAAGTGATTTGGGATAATAAAATCAAGGTGATGAAACACGCCCTTGGCCTGCACACCGCCATCTCCCGCGTGCAGGGTGGCAACCTGAAGTCCAAAGCAGAAATCCGTATCTCCACCTTTTTCCGTCTCGCGCCGGAAGCCTTTCTGCGCATGATCGTGGTGCACGAACTGGCGCATCTGAAAGAGAAAGATCACAGCAAAGCCTTCTATCAACTCTGCTGCCATATGGAGCCGGATTACCATCAGCTGGAATTCGAC